The following are encoded together in the Pleurocapsa sp. FMAR1 genome:
- a CDS encoding response regulator: MYTRRLLLIDDNEDNRILVEIALEMNSDWEVLTAINGVEGITKAELERPDVILLDFIMPDLDGLTVCQVLKSNLFTCSIPIIFMTAMTQAKILSELETTLAEGTIIKPFDITSLHSQIMQICNFQTNSELSEIQFS; the protein is encoded by the coding sequence ATGTATACTAGACGGCTGCTACTTATTGACGATAACGAAGATAATAGAATACTAGTCGAAATTGCCCTAGAAATGAACTCCGATTGGGAAGTATTAACAGCGATTAATGGAGTAGAAGGGATTACTAAGGCAGAATTAGAACGACCTGATGTTATTCTGTTAGACTTTATCATGCCAGATTTGGATGGATTAACTGTTTGTCAGGTTTTGAAGTCTAATCTGTTTACCTGTTCGATTCCCATCATTTTTATGACAGCTATGACTCAGGCTAAGATACTTTCTGAATTAGAAACTACTTTAGCTGAAGGAACAATCATCAAGCCTTTCGATATTACCAGCCTACATTCCCAAATCATGCAAATATGCAATTTTCAGACAAATTCAGAATTGAGCGAAATACAGTTTAGTTAA
- a CDS encoding Crp/Fnr family transcriptional regulator → MPQDRSRSANRLLAALPEVEYQRLEPHLNSVSLSVGTVFYEASEKIETVYFPKMALISLVSILSNGSTTEVSLVGGTGMVGLPVIFGSNLSHSRAVVQVPNGGIKISAQVLKQEFDRGGELQKQLLLYADTRLKEVAQLAVCNRHHTIEERLARWLLTVRDLTQSDKLPLTQEFIGDMLGVRRSGVTIAAGILQKAGLIHCSRGKINILDNQALEDVSCECYQLFHDNFYRQEEN, encoded by the coding sequence ATGCCTCAAGATCGTTCGCGTTCTGCTAATCGTCTGCTTGCAGCTTTGCCAGAGGTTGAATATCAACGTTTGGAGCCTCACTTAAACTCTGTTTCTCTTTCTGTAGGAACGGTCTTCTACGAAGCCTCAGAAAAGATTGAAACCGTTTATTTTCCTAAGATGGCACTAATTTCTCTAGTTTCTATTTTAAGCAACGGTTCGACTACTGAGGTTAGTTTGGTTGGCGGTACAGGAATGGTGGGGCTGCCAGTTATTTTTGGCAGTAACTTGAGTCATAGCCGTGCTGTTGTTCAAGTGCCAAATGGTGGGATAAAAATATCTGCCCAGGTTTTAAAACAGGAGTTTGATCGCGGAGGAGAATTGCAAAAGCAGTTGCTTCTCTATGCCGATACCAGACTAAAAGAGGTTGCTCAACTAGCAGTTTGTAACCGCCATCACACAATCGAAGAACGTCTTGCTCGTTGGCTACTGACTGTTCGAGATTTAACTCAATCTGACAAGCTACCACTGACTCAGGAATTCATTGGTGATATGCTTGGAGTTCGTCGTTCTGGGGTGACCATAGCAGCGGGAATTTTACAAAAGGCAGGCTTAATTCATTGCTCCCGTGGCAAGATTAATATCTTGGATAACCAAGCTTTAGAAGATGTTTCCTGCGAGTGTTACCAGCTTTTTCACGATAACTTTTATCGGCAAGAAGAAAATTAA